One stretch of Lacimicrobium alkaliphilum DNA includes these proteins:
- the bfr gene encoding bacterioferritin, whose protein sequence is MKGNAKVIDALNRLLANELTAMDQYFIHSRMYQDWGLNKLFERIDHEFNDEKDHASALIERILFLEGTPDMATRESIAVGKDVPSMLQNDLDLEYGVQKLLKDTIKLCEQEQDFVSRNMLTTLLKDTEEDHAYWLEQQLRLIKLMGLPNYQQSQM, encoded by the coding sequence ATGAAAGGTAATGCCAAAGTCATCGATGCGCTTAATCGACTGCTGGCGAACGAACTTACCGCCATGGATCAGTACTTCATCCACTCCCGTATGTATCAGGACTGGGGACTGAATAAGCTGTTTGAACGTATCGATCATGAATTCAATGATGAAAAAGATCACGCCAGCGCTTTAATCGAACGCATTCTGTTTCTTGAGGGTACGCCGGATATGGCGACCAGAGAGAGCATTGCTGTGGGCAAAGACGTGCCCTCAATGCTGCAAAACGATCTGGATCTGGAATACGGGGTACAAAAACTGCTCAAAGATACGATAAAACTCTGTGAGCAGGAGCAGGATTTTGTCAGCCGCAATATGCTTACTACCCTGCTTAAAGACACCGAGGAAGATCACGCTTACTGGCTGGAGCAACAGCTTCGCCTGATTAAGCTTATGGGCCTGCCCAACTATCAGCAGTCACAGATGTAA
- a CDS encoding saccharopine dehydrogenase family protein → MQNKWMIYGANGYSAELIAREAKKRGMTPVLAGRNKEKVNALAKQLGLEAVIVDLSEGQKLRESLKDMTLVLHCAGPFSATHKPMLEACIDTSTHYFDITGEIAVFEHAHSAEVSQRAKEAGIMVCPGVGFDVVPTDCLAAKLKQALPGATHLELAYKAAKHLSPGTAKTSVESMGGLCQVRENGSIKGIYSKTRQIDFGEGERLAMTIPWGDVSTAYHSTGIENVAVYVPVHPKTVAKMHKIQKWRWFYGLSFVQNMTKKQIEKKISGPDENLRQASPTYLWGQVWDEQGNKRTARFTTPNGYDLTITAPLAMVSAVINGEVSATGSITPSQLMGEDFVWSLPEVTPLEWVDA, encoded by the coding sequence ATGCAGAACAAGTGGATGATATACGGTGCCAATGGCTATAGCGCGGAGTTAATTGCCAGAGAAGCAAAAAAACGTGGTATGACACCGGTATTGGCAGGCCGTAATAAAGAGAAGGTTAATGCTCTGGCAAAACAACTTGGACTGGAGGCGGTGATTGTCGATCTCTCAGAAGGGCAAAAATTGCGTGAAAGTCTCAAAGACATGACACTGGTGCTGCATTGTGCCGGCCCTTTCTCTGCTACGCACAAACCTATGCTGGAGGCCTGTATTGACACCTCCACCCATTATTTTGATATTACCGGCGAGATTGCGGTGTTTGAACATGCCCATAGTGCTGAGGTGAGCCAGCGCGCCAAAGAGGCAGGCATAATGGTTTGCCCCGGTGTGGGTTTTGATGTGGTACCAACAGACTGCCTGGCGGCAAAACTGAAACAGGCGCTGCCTGGTGCGACGCATCTTGAGCTGGCGTATAAGGCTGCCAAACATCTTAGTCCGGGCACCGCAAAAACCTCTGTCGAGAGTATGGGAGGGCTATGTCAGGTTCGTGAGAATGGCAGCATTAAAGGTATTTACTCTAAAACCCGGCAGATCGATTTTGGTGAAGGCGAGCGCCTGGCCATGACCATTCCCTGGGGGGATGTCAGTACGGCTTATCACAGTACCGGCATAGAAAATGTGGCGGTGTATGTGCCCGTGCATCCCAAAACGGTGGCAAAGATGCACAAAATCCAGAAATGGCGCTGGTTCTATGGTTTGTCTTTTGTGCAGAATATGACTAAAAAGCAAATCGAAAAGAAGATCTCCGGTCCGGACGAAAACCTGCGTCAGGCCAGCCCGACCTACCTTTGGGGGCAGGTATGGGATGAGCAGGGCAATAAGCGTACCGCCCGTTTTACCACGCCTAACGGTTACGACCTGACTATTACGGCGCCTCTGGCGATGGTCAGTGCGGTGATAAATGGCGAAGTAAGCGCCACAGGCAGTATTACGCCATCACAGTTAATGGGCGAGGACTTTGTCTGGAGCCTGCCAGAGGTTACCCCTCTGGAGTGGGTAGATGCCTAG
- a CDS encoding CBS domain-containing protein, with product MLYKKLKTLGLDKIGQYCTEHTTPVLDLQSPVSSLLNTFCGASPLIVDKYAGIDDVVFRMQKNQSKYALVSQSPSGIIGLISYADLCSRKVLITCECKGLRRTELNAEDMMIPREKLKGIRYQELESATVGELLHTMQQLDEEFAMVVDEQDQLCGVICIREILRAMKIPQNTNITAHSFKDIFNIIHNHAELT from the coding sequence ATGCTGTATAAAAAATTGAAAACGCTGGGTCTGGATAAGATTGGTCAATACTGCACAGAACATACTACCCCCGTGCTGGACTTACAAAGCCCGGTATCTTCTTTACTCAACACCTTCTGCGGGGCTTCCCCCCTGATCGTGGATAAATATGCCGGAATCGATGACGTTGTTTTCCGCATGCAGAAAAACCAGAGCAAGTACGCTTTGGTGAGTCAAAGTCCTTCAGGGATCATAGGGTTAATCAGCTATGCCGATCTCTGTAGCCGCAAGGTTTTGATCACCTGCGAATGCAAAGGCCTCAGAAGAACTGAGCTCAACGCCGAAGACATGATGATTCCCAGAGAAAAGTTAAAGGGTATCCGATACCAGGAATTAGAGTCAGCCACAGTCGGTGAACTACTCCATACCATGCAACAATTGGATGAAGAGTTTGCGATGGTTGTGGATGAGCAGGATCAACTGTGCGGGGTCATCTGTATTCGGGAAATTCTGAGGGCAATGAAAATCCCTCAGAATACGAATATCACAGCCCATAGCTTTAAAGATATTTTCAATATCATCCACAACCACGCCGAGTTGACCTGA
- a CDS encoding DUF3307 domain-containing protein, giving the protein MDELLLLVALLIGHLLADFYFQPLSWIKDRQQCHYRSIKLIYHGLLHASLSLLILVCWQTWYGWGFTLTQPLILAIVLGLSHYAIDLIKSYCPRNLYFFVLDQILHLLVLIWIWLQTSQAWQLTEYFWQHLLNLNTLLLLSAYLIVLRPFSFMIAMALKKWHTESDSSLPSAGHVIGLIERTLILTFVLLEQYAGIGFLLAAKSIFRFGDLTRQQDRQLTEYVMLGTLLSTTMTILLGLGVRALINWQ; this is encoded by the coding sequence ATGGATGAATTACTGTTACTCGTTGCTTTGCTGATTGGTCACCTGCTGGCGGACTTCTATTTCCAGCCACTAAGCTGGATAAAGGATCGACAGCAATGCCATTACCGCTCGATAAAGCTGATTTATCATGGGCTGCTGCACGCATCTTTATCTCTGCTGATACTGGTATGCTGGCAAACCTGGTATGGCTGGGGTTTTACTCTGACTCAGCCGTTAATATTGGCAATCGTGCTGGGGTTGAGCCACTACGCCATCGACCTGATAAAATCCTACTGTCCAAGAAATCTGTATTTTTTTGTGCTCGATCAGATCTTGCACCTGCTGGTGCTGATATGGATATGGCTGCAGACATCTCAGGCCTGGCAGCTTACAGAATACTTCTGGCAACACCTGCTCAACCTCAACACGCTGCTGCTGTTAAGCGCTTATCTGATTGTTCTGCGTCCGTTTTCCTTCATGATTGCCATGGCACTGAAGAAGTGGCATACCGAAAGCGACAGCAGTCTGCCCAGTGCCGGCCACGTTATTGGCCTGATTGAAAGAACATTGATCCTGACTTTTGTTTTGTTAGAACAATATGCAGGCATTGGCTTTTTACTGGCGGCCAAGTCCATATTTCGCTTCGGTGATCTCACCCGGCAACAGGATCGTCAGCTTACCGAGTATGTGATGCTTGGTACCCTGCTCAGCACCACCATGACTATTCTGCTGGGCCTGGGTGTACGAGCCCTGATTAACTGGCAGTGA
- a CDS encoding PEP-CTERM sorting domain-containing protein, with protein sequence MGITLLLSFTAKATLISADFRTEANLPDYRNGLPLIYETLGQSIGAGAELNNTHFVQNPDNWSGGVVWMDFDAATNILTLDSQDLLDFQIFDAWISNIVFSQPGQSITGISLLSDDLTDVGVVPGLSFTADSLHISYDSMPDIFNFTGGSATFQIELGETDVVAVPEPLPLTLLGLGLVGLVLTRRKQTAN encoded by the coding sequence TTGGGAATAACCCTTTTGCTTAGCTTTACTGCAAAAGCCACTCTGATTTCTGCTGATTTTCGTACTGAAGCAAACCTGCCTGACTACCGGAATGGCCTGCCACTGATTTATGAAACCCTTGGTCAGTCCATTGGGGCCGGTGCAGAACTGAATAATACCCATTTTGTGCAAAACCCGGATAACTGGAGTGGCGGTGTTGTATGGATGGATTTTGATGCTGCGACCAATATTCTGACCCTTGATTCTCAGGATTTGTTGGACTTCCAGATTTTTGATGCCTGGATAAGCAATATTGTTTTCTCTCAGCCCGGGCAAAGTATCACAGGCATCAGTTTGCTGAGCGATGACCTTACCGATGTAGGAGTTGTTCCCGGTTTGTCTTTTACTGCCGACAGTCTGCATATCAGCTACGATAGTATGCCGGACATTTTTAACTTTACAGGTGGTAGTGCCACGTTCCAGATCGAGCTTGGCGAGACAGATGTTGTCGCGGTGCCAGAGCCACTGCCGTTAACCTTGTTGGGCTTAGGCTTAGTCGGGCTCGTGCTGACACGCAGAAAGCAGACAGCTAACTGA
- a CDS encoding YeaH/YhbH family protein has protein sequence MAHFIDRRENSKGKSTVNRQRFIRRYKQQIKKAVSDAISKRSVTDVETGESVNIPTRDIREPIFHTGKGGERDMVHPGNDQFSQGDRIQRPLGGQSGGSGEGEASDSGEGEDDFVFQISKDEYLDLLFEDLALPNLKKTQLDKLVEYKTYRSGFKTDGVPSNLDIIRSLRGSMARRIALTGGKRRQLRELEEELEALKKDKHDHQLDITRLEAEIAELKARIAKVPFLDAIDLRFRNFEKRPLPTSKAVMFCLMDVSGSMDQATKDMAKRFYILLYLFLTRTYKNVEVVYIRHHTQAKEVDEHEFFYSQETGGTIVSSALKLMDEIIQARYPSNEWNIYAAQASDGDNWADDSPQCTELLVNKLLPVVRYYAYIEITQRQHQSLWRQYESLTGVFDNFAIKHIRDVEDIYPVFRELFKKQAA, from the coding sequence ATGGCGCACTTTATCGACAGAAGAGAGAACAGCAAAGGCAAGAGTACGGTCAACCGTCAGCGTTTTATCCGCCGCTATAAGCAGCAGATAAAAAAGGCGGTTTCCGATGCCATCAGTAAACGCAGTGTCACTGATGTGGAAACGGGCGAGAGTGTTAATATTCCCACCCGGGATATCAGGGAACCAATATTTCACACCGGTAAGGGTGGCGAGCGGGATATGGTACACCCCGGTAACGATCAGTTCAGTCAGGGAGATCGTATTCAGCGCCCACTGGGCGGCCAGTCCGGTGGCAGCGGAGAGGGTGAAGCCTCAGACAGCGGCGAAGGGGAAGACGACTTCGTATTTCAGATTTCCAAAGACGAATATCTGGATCTGCTGTTTGAAGATCTGGCCCTGCCCAACCTGAAAAAGACGCAACTGGACAAACTGGTTGAGTACAAAACCTATCGAAGCGGTTTTAAAACCGACGGCGTACCCAGCAACCTGGATATTATTCGTTCCCTGCGCGGCTCCATGGCCCGGCGTATCGCCTTAACCGGAGGTAAACGTCGCCAATTGCGTGAGCTGGAAGAAGAGCTTGAAGCCCTGAAAAAGGATAAACATGATCATCAACTGGACATTACCCGGCTGGAAGCCGAAATCGCCGAGCTCAAGGCCCGTATCGCCAAAGTGCCGTTTCTGGATGCCATTGACCTGCGCTTTCGCAATTTTGAAAAACGTCCTCTGCCCACCAGTAAGGCAGTGATGTTCTGCCTGATGGATGTATCCGGCTCCATGGATCAGGCCACTAAGGATATGGCCAAGCGCTTTTATATACTGCTCTATCTGTTTCTGACCCGCACCTACAAAAATGTAGAGGTGGTGTATATCCGCCATCACACCCAGGCAAAAGAGGTGGATGAACACGAATTTTTCTACTCACAGGAAACCGGCGGCACCATCGTCTCCAGTGCATTGAAGCTGATGGATGAGATTATTCAGGCTCGCTATCCCAGTAACGAATGGAATATCTATGCCGCTCAGGCCTCAGATGGTGATAACTGGGCCGATGACTCACCACAGTGCACCGAACTACTGGTGAACAAACTACTGCCGGTGGTGCGCTACTACGCCTATATCGAAATTACCCAGCGTCAGCACCAGAGTCTGTGGCGCCAATATGAAAGCCTGACCGGTGTGTTCGATAACTTCGCCATAAAGCATATCCGCGATGTGGAAGATATCTACCCGGTATTCAGAGAGCTGTTCAAAAAACAGGCAGCGTAA
- a CDS encoding PrkA family serine protein kinase → MGIFEHYQQRYEAHKEEEYSISEFLELCKQDKSAYANAAERLLLAIGEPQTLDTSQDPALSRIFSNRVISHYPAFDDFFGMEESIEQIVSYLKHAAQGLEEKKQILYLLGPVGGGKSSLAEKLKELMQKVPVYCIKGSPVNDHPLCLFDINEDGEILEKEYGIPGRYLKTIMSPWARKRLHEYNGDVSQFRVVKMHPSVLDQVAVAKTEPGDDNNQDISSLVGKVDIRKLEQFAQNDPDAYSYSGALCKANQGLMEFVEMFKAPIKVLHPLLTATQEGNYNPTEGFSALPFDGIILAHSNESEWMSFRNNRNNEAFLDRVYIVKVPYCLRMTEEQKIYRKLIENSELSGAPCAPGTLEILSQFTVLSRLKEPENSSIYSKMRVYDGESLKDTDPKAKSYQEYRDYAGVDEGMEGLSTRFAFKILSKVFNFDAQEVAANPVHLFYVLERQIEREQFPPETAERYKEFLKGYLIPKYVEFIGKEIQTAYLESYSEYGQNLFDRYVTYADFWIQDQEYRDPETGQLFDREALNAELEKIEKPAGISNPKDFRNEIVNFVLRARANNKGKNPAWTSYEKLRTVIEKKMFSNTEDLLPVISFNAKSSAEDQQKHDDFVKRMTEKGYTRKQVRLLCEWYLRVRKSS, encoded by the coding sequence ATGGGTATTTTCGAACACTACCAACAACGATACGAAGCCCACAAGGAAGAAGAGTACAGCATCAGCGAGTTTCTCGAGCTGTGTAAGCAGGACAAGTCGGCCTATGCCAATGCTGCAGAGCGTCTGTTGCTGGCAATTGGCGAGCCTCAGACTCTGGATACTTCGCAGGATCCAGCCCTCAGCCGCATCTTCTCAAACCGTGTTATCTCCCACTACCCGGCCTTCGATGATTTTTTTGGTATGGAGGAGTCCATAGAGCAGATTGTCTCCTATCTCAAACATGCCGCTCAGGGTCTGGAAGAGAAAAAACAGATCCTGTATTTGTTAGGCCCTGTAGGCGGCGGTAAATCCTCACTGGCCGAAAAACTTAAGGAACTGATGCAAAAAGTGCCGGTTTACTGCATCAAAGGCTCTCCGGTCAACGATCATCCTCTGTGTTTGTTTGATATCAACGAAGACGGTGAGATTCTGGAAAAGGAATACGGCATTCCAGGCCGCTATCTGAAAACCATTATGTCACCCTGGGCCAGAAAGCGACTGCATGAGTACAACGGCGATGTGTCGCAGTTCCGCGTGGTAAAAATGCACCCGTCAGTACTGGATCAGGTAGCGGTCGCCAAAACCGAGCCCGGTGATGACAATAACCAGGACATCTCATCTTTGGTGGGTAAAGTGGATATCCGCAAACTGGAGCAGTTTGCCCAGAATGATCCTGACGCCTACAGCTATTCCGGCGCTCTGTGCAAAGCCAATCAGGGACTGATGGAATTTGTTGAGATGTTCAAAGCACCGATTAAGGTGCTGCACCCATTACTGACAGCGACTCAGGAAGGAAACTATAACCCCACAGAAGGGTTTTCTGCCCTGCCCTTCGACGGCATTATTCTGGCCCACTCCAATGAATCTGAGTGGATGAGTTTTCGCAATAACCGCAACAACGAGGCCTTCCTGGACCGGGTCTATATCGTCAAAGTGCCTTACTGCCTGCGTATGACCGAAGAGCAGAAAATCTACCGCAAACTGATTGAAAACAGTGAGCTCAGTGGTGCGCCCTGTGCCCCCGGCACACTGGAGATCCTGTCTCAGTTCACTGTGCTGTCACGGCTTAAAGAGCCGGAAAACTCCAGCATTTATTCGAAAATGCGGGTGTATGACGGTGAAAGCCTTAAAGATACCGATCCCAAAGCCAAGTCTTATCAGGAATACCGTGACTATGCCGGTGTCGATGAGGGCATGGAGGGATTAAGTACCCGTTTTGCCTTTAAGATCCTCTCAAAGGTATTCAACTTCGATGCGCAGGAAGTGGCCGCCAATCCGGTACACCTGTTTTATGTGCTGGAGCGGCAAATTGAACGGGAACAGTTTCCGCCTGAAACTGCCGAGCGTTATAAAGAGTTTCTCAAAGGTTATCTGATCCCCAAATATGTGGAATTTATCGGCAAAGAGATCCAGACCGCCTACCTGGAGTCATATTCAGAGTACGGACAGAACCTGTTTGACCGTTATGTCACTTATGCCGACTTCTGGATCCAGGATCAGGAGTATCGCGACCCGGAAACCGGCCAGTTATTTGACCGTGAAGCCCTGAATGCCGAGCTGGAGAAAATAGAAAAGCCCGCAGGGATCAGCAACCCCAAAGATTTTCGCAATGAGATCGTTAACTTTGTGCTGCGTGCCAGAGCCAATAACAAAGGCAAAAACCCCGCATGGACCAGCTATGAGAAATTGCGCACCGTCATCGAGAAGAAAATGTTCTCCAACACCGAAGACTTGCTGCCGGTGATTTCCTTTAATGCCAAGAGCAGCGCGGAAGATCAGCAAAAACACGATGATTTTGTCAAACGTATGACCGAAAAAGGCTATACCAGAAAACAGGTCAGGTTGTTATGTGAGTGGTATCTGCGCGTTCGCAAGTCATCTTAA
- a CDS encoding RecQ family ATP-dependent DNA helicase → MYQQSLQKIFGFNQLRPGQQEVVEAVLNGQSAAAIFPTGSGKSLCYQLPALHLPHLTLVVSPLLALMQDQLSFLQQKGIAAGSIDSQQSHDQQQQVMADARSGKLKILMISVERLKNERFRHFIAQVPLSLLVVDEAHCISEWGHNFRPDYLKLPQYRQDLNIPQVLLLTATATPAVIEDMCSKFSIAKDNVVVTGFYRQNLDLSVMGVGEAQKLAVLKDLLGADSKVSSIVYVTLQHTAEQVAQQLKQSGIEAQAYHAGMDSERREQVQRDFMSGVTPCIVATIAFGMGIDKADIRRVIHFDLPKSIENYSQEIGRAGRDGKTAFCTVLANRSHLTLLQNFVYGDTPDKQGIALVLEQIKQQTGDWAIQLYSLSAQSNIRQLPLKTLLVYLQLQGVLAPKFSYFAEYKFKTRMPEDEIINRFEGERRQFVSQLFAASAKAKTWHSVDFDLLWQQYQGDRKRALTALEYFSDKEWIELQSSKMTEVYEIIDSSWQVDVLSSRLYALFVTRQNSEIKRIDAMLALFEGEQCLSQALARYFADEQAPKHCGHCSVCRGQPAVLPAPGSLPPLPSASLSDWCQPYLDAAEQLQKPVCNEALARFLCGIRTPDTTLLKAAKMPGFARLEAYPYVVVLEQVKQTMSLLRNQN, encoded by the coding sequence ATGTACCAGCAAAGCCTGCAAAAGATATTCGGGTTTAATCAGCTCAGGCCGGGTCAGCAAGAGGTGGTTGAAGCGGTGCTCAACGGTCAGTCGGCAGCGGCTATTTTTCCTACTGGTTCCGGTAAATCCTTATGTTATCAGTTACCGGCTCTGCATTTGCCCCATCTGACCCTGGTCGTATCACCCTTATTAGCACTGATGCAGGATCAATTGAGCTTTTTGCAACAAAAGGGCATTGCGGCCGGAAGTATCGATTCACAGCAGAGTCACGACCAGCAACAACAGGTGATGGCGGACGCCCGCAGCGGTAAACTGAAAATCCTGATGATTTCGGTGGAGCGCCTTAAAAATGAGCGCTTCCGCCATTTTATTGCTCAGGTGCCGCTGTCACTGTTGGTGGTGGATGAGGCTCATTGTATTTCTGAGTGGGGGCACAACTTTCGTCCCGATTATCTGAAACTGCCACAGTACCGGCAAGACCTGAATATTCCTCAGGTGCTGCTGCTCACTGCTACTGCAACTCCTGCTGTGATAGAAGACATGTGCAGTAAATTTTCCATCGCTAAAGACAATGTGGTGGTAACCGGCTTTTATCGGCAGAATCTGGACTTGTCTGTGATGGGGGTTGGCGAAGCGCAGAAGCTGGCGGTGTTAAAGGATTTACTTGGCGCCGACTCAAAGGTTTCCAGTATCGTCTATGTGACGCTGCAACACACTGCTGAGCAGGTTGCACAGCAGCTAAAGCAGTCCGGCATCGAGGCGCAGGCCTATCATGCCGGTATGGACAGTGAGCGGCGCGAACAGGTGCAAAGGGATTTCATGTCAGGTGTAACCCCTTGTATTGTTGCTACTATTGCCTTTGGTATGGGCATTGATAAGGCCGATATTCGCCGGGTTATTCATTTCGATCTGCCTAAATCCATAGAGAATTACAGTCAGGAAATTGGTCGCGCCGGGCGCGATGGCAAAACCGCTTTTTGTACTGTGCTGGCAAACAGAAGCCACCTGACCTTGTTACAGAATTTTGTTTATGGTGACACGCCGGATAAGCAAGGTATTGCTCTGGTATTGGAACAGATTAAGCAGCAAACCGGTGACTGGGCGATTCAGTTATATAGCCTGTCTGCCCAGAGTAATATTCGCCAGTTACCGTTGAAAACCTTGCTGGTTTACCTGCAGTTACAAGGCGTGCTCGCACCCAAATTCAGTTATTTCGCCGAATACAAGTTTAAAACCCGGATGCCGGAAGATGAGATTATTAACCGTTTTGAAGGGGAACGACGGCAATTTGTCAGCCAGCTGTTTGCTGCTTCTGCGAAGGCGAAGACCTGGCACAGTGTGGATTTTGATTTGCTCTGGCAACAGTACCAGGGGGATCGTAAGCGCGCGCTAACGGCACTGGAGTATTTCAGTGACAAGGAATGGATTGAACTGCAAAGCAGCAAAATGACTGAGGTGTACGAAATTATCGATAGCAGCTGGCAGGTTGACGTATTGTCATCCCGGCTCTATGCGCTTTTTGTTACTCGTCAGAACAGTGAAATAAAACGTATTGATGCGATGCTGGCACTGTTTGAGGGGGAGCAATGCCTGAGCCAGGCGCTGGCGCGTTATTTCGCAGACGAACAGGCACCAAAGCATTGTGGACATTGTTCCGTTTGTCGGGGCCAGCCCGCAGTGCTGCCAGCACCGGGGAGTTTGCCGCCCCTGCCGTCGGCATCGCTGAGTGACTGGTGTCAGCCTTATCTGGATGCAGCAGAGCAGTTACAAAAACCGGTCTGCAACGAAGCGCTGGCGCGTTTTCTCTGTGGTATCCGCACTCCCGATACCACCTTGCTCAAGGCTGCGAAGATGCCCGGATTTGCAAGACTTGAGGCCTATCCTTATGTTGTGGTGCTGGAGCAGGTAAAACAAACCATGTCGTTATTACGCAATCAAAACTGA
- a CDS encoding glutathione S-transferase yields MLTLHHLNNSRSQRILWLLEELGLDYQIQHYQRDSKTMLAPDSLKAVHPLGKSPLLTDGDKVLAESGAIIHYLCSRYGKQDWIPAESGDEHEAYHYWLHFAEGSLMPPMLLKLVMDKVRTSPMPFFIRPVARKIADKAMKSFIGPNLKNNFAFVEQQLEGRQWLAGHQPTGADIQMSFPLEAAVARGLAEEQTHPNICAYVAQIHSREAYQKALKAGGEYAYA; encoded by the coding sequence ATGCTTACTCTGCATCATCTTAATAACAGCCGTTCACAGCGGATCCTCTGGCTGCTGGAAGAACTTGGACTGGACTATCAGATTCAACATTATCAGCGCGACAGTAAGACTATGCTGGCACCGGACAGTCTCAAGGCTGTGCACCCGCTCGGCAAATCGCCGCTTCTGACCGACGGTGATAAGGTGTTAGCCGAATCCGGCGCCATTATTCATTATTTGTGCAGCCGCTATGGCAAGCAAGACTGGATCCCGGCAGAGTCCGGCGATGAGCATGAAGCCTATCACTACTGGCTGCATTTTGCCGAAGGCTCACTGATGCCGCCCATGTTGCTGAAACTGGTGATGGATAAGGTACGTACCAGCCCGATGCCGTTTTTTATAAGACCCGTTGCCAGAAAAATTGCCGATAAGGCGATGAAATCCTTTATCGGCCCTAACCTTAAAAATAATTTTGCTTTTGTCGAGCAACAACTTGAAGGCCGTCAGTGGCTGGCAGGTCATCAGCCAACAGGGGCAGATATACAGATGAGCTTCCCTCTGGAAGCCGCAGTAGCACGTGGGCTGGCCGAAGAACAAACACACCCCAATATCTGTGCTTATGTGGCGCAAATCCATAGTCGCGAAGCCTATCAAAAAGCCCTTAAAGCTGGTGGTGAATACGCCTACGCCTGA
- a CDS encoding PLP-dependent aminotransferase family protein, whose translation MNRQIDRQENRYLYRQVADLIRDMRDNGTLRAGDRIPSLRNLAEKLRISIPTVRQAYEELERIGLLESRPKSGYYLTSFSTRSSSPRKTRMAANAVPVSRQELIEQVHNAVHTPGAVPFGISNPVGALPNDRALARWTRRVMSSAREHAIGYGPFAGFEPLRRQLVLRYLDMGLNTTPEQLVITNGAQEALAISLQLLAKPGDIIAVESPCYFGILELIESLGMLAYEIPLCAETGLSLDDVASAIEKHPIKACVFSSSITNPMGVRLSEDDKQALVSLLENKNIGLIEDDVYGDLYFDSQRGKPAQCYSQKGLVITCSSFSKTAAPGHRVGWLLSPEYAAAAARLKRALSCSSALLNQWALTEYLVSGEYDRYLRQLRQVLFTNKERMRACILDSFGDHIRLTNPAGGAVLWLELHRKTDGSQLFHQALDAGISLMPGTLFAPSDRYRHCVRLSYGLPWTDKVEEALLRLGKIVASRERQE comes from the coding sequence ATGAACAGGCAGATAGATCGTCAGGAAAATCGCTACCTGTACCGGCAGGTGGCAGATCTTATCCGTGATATGCGTGATAACGGTACCCTCAGAGCAGGCGATCGTATTCCTTCCCTGCGCAACCTGGCTGAAAAACTCAGGATCAGTATTCCCACTGTCAGGCAGGCCTATGAGGAGCTAGAACGTATCGGTTTACTCGAGTCCCGTCCTAAATCCGGGTATTACCTCACCAGTTTCAGTACCCGATCCAGCTCGCCACGCAAAACGCGAATGGCGGCCAATGCGGTGCCGGTCAGCCGTCAGGAACTGATTGAACAGGTCCATAACGCCGTACATACGCCTGGTGCAGTGCCTTTTGGTATCAGTAATCCGGTTGGGGCACTGCCCAACGACAGGGCTCTGGCCAGATGGACGCGCAGGGTGATGAGCAGCGCCAGGGAGCATGCCATAGGTTACGGACCTTTCGCGGGGTTTGAGCCGCTGAGAAGACAACTGGTATTGCGCTATCTGGATATGGGGCTGAATACCACCCCTGAACAGCTGGTGATCACCAACGGTGCTCAGGAAGCTCTGGCCATATCTCTGCAATTGCTGGCCAAACCCGGTGATATTATTGCCGTAGAGTCACCCTGCTATTTTGGCATTCTGGAGCTGATCGAAAGTCTGGGCATGCTGGCCTATGAAATCCCCTTATGCGCCGAAACCGGCCTGAGCCTGGATGATGTGGCCAGCGCCATTGAAAAACACCCGATAAAAGCCTGTGTGTTTTCGTCCTCCATTACCAATCCAATGGGTGTAAGGCTGAGCGAAGACGATAAACAGGCTCTGGTGTCGTTACTGGAAAATAAAAACATTGGCCTTATTGAAGATGATGTATACGGCGATCTGTATTTCGACAGCCAACGGGGCAAGCCCGCGCAATGTTATTCACAGAAAGGCCTGGTGATTACCTGTTCCTCATTTTCCAAAACCGCCGCACCCGGGCACCGGGTTGGCTGGCTGCTGAGTCCTGAATACGCCGCAGCCGCTGCCAGGCTTAAACGGGCGTTGTCATGCTCCTCGGCACTGTTAAATCAATGGGCATTGACAGAATATCTGGTCAGCGGTGAGTACGACCGCTATCTGCGCCAGTTACGCCAGGTGCTGTTTACCAACAAAGAGCGCATGCGTGCCTGTATTCTGGACAGTTTTGGCGATCATATACGTCTGACCAATCCAGCTGGCGGGGCCGTTTTGTGGCTGGAGCTGCATCGTAAAACTGACGGCAGCCAGCTTTTTCATCAGGCTTTAGATGCGGGTATCAGTCTGATGCCCGGCACCCTGTTCGCCCCTTCTGATCGCTACCGTCATTGTGTGCGGCTTAGCTATGGTCTGCCCTGGACGGATAAGGTCGAAGAGGCATTGTTACGCCTTGGAAAAATAGTAGCATCCAGAGAAAGGCAAGAATAA